Part of the Cenarchaeum symbiont of Oopsacas minuta genome is shown below.
TCCATTCTCTACATATACGGCATCGTCTGTATTGTCAACAAATCCAAGTACGTCACTTGCAATATGGTATGAATCAGCGTTGATTCCAACAATTAGTGGTTCGTGGTATCTTGCCGCAGCTAGAGTGCCGTCTGCAAACATGGCGACAAAACTATAATGACCTCTGATCATACCAAGTGTCCTTATCATGGCATCTTCGGGAGTAGAGTCATAATTTTTCTGCAATAGATTTGCAATCACTTCTGTGTCTGTCTCACTCTCAAATGAAAACCCTTCTGCCTCCAACTCTGTCTTTAATTCTGTAAAATTTTCAATTATTCCATTATGAACTATAGCTACCGAAGATGTATTACTTGCATGTGGATGGGCATTGGCTCGTGTCACCTTGCCATGTGTTGCCCAGCGTGTGTGTCCAAGACCGATCATTCCATCCAATTCGTCAAGTTTTTCTGCTTTGTTTACCTCATCGACACGTCCTACTCCCTTGCGAATATACATGGAATCATCAACTTTGGTGGCAATACCCACGCTATCATATCCTCTATACTCCATACGCCTCAAACCTGAGATCATTATTGGCGCAGCTTTAGAGTCGCCGTAATAGCCTATAATGGAACACATGATACCTCGCCGCAATCTATATCTGCGGATTTGATCCTATTGGTCAGGTTTTGATCCCACATCTGTGGTCTCCGCATCGATTTTTTCCACATTCTCTGTTTTGGATTTCACATCTATGTGAACTGATGGTTCTGCCACGTCTATCTCTTTATCTTTGAGATCGGCAGCAGATCTTGATCTCTCTTTCTCCATGTTTTCTTTTTTGATTCTCTCTAGCATCTGCTTTATTGGAGAATTTGGAACAAGTTTTATAGATTTTTCCTCGTCGACTCTAACCACATAGGATGGTATGTTGACGACTCGATCATCGATCATAATGTGACCATGGGTTACTGCTTGTCTTGCTTGATACGGAGTCTTGAATCCCAAATTTTTCATTACTATTGTCTGTAACCTTCTAGCGAGCATATCGATTACCTGAAGGTTTAACACATCATCAAGAGTTGAATTTTCTGGAACAAGGCCAATCTTTACAAGAGAACGCATTAGAATGGGTTCTTTACTCTGTCTTACATCTTGTCCGAGTGCAAGTATGGAACGAGCTTGATTTCTCAAACGTGAGAGCTCTGTATGTGCTTTCCAAAGCTCTCTCTTTGTTTTTAGACCAAACTCTCCCAAA
Proteins encoded:
- a CDS encoding ribosomal protein S4 gives rise to the protein MGDPRLPRKVWKKPKRPLNYDLKMSELKTLGEFGLKTKRELWKAHTELSRLRNQARSILALGQDVRQSKEPILMRSLVKIGLVPENSTLDDVLNLQVIDMLARRLQTIVMKNLGFKTPYQARQAVTHGHIMIDDRVVNIPSYVVRVDEEKSIKLVPNSPIKQMLERIKKENMEKERSRSAADLKDKEIDVAEPSVHIDVKSKTENVEKIDAETTDVGSKPDQ